A genomic segment from Cyprinus carpio isolate SPL01 chromosome A4, ASM1834038v1, whole genome shotgun sequence encodes:
- the LOC109082296 gene encoding LOW QUALITY PROTEIN: G-protein coupled receptor 22-like (The sequence of the model RefSeq protein was modified relative to this genomic sequence to represent the inferred CDS: inserted 2 bases in 1 codon) encodes MVGVYDILPTHQRFGCILHELLTRTVNXREGRMHTPPVLGFQAIMSNVTVLDNVEPLDFEMDLDTPYPVSFQVSLTGFLMLEIVLGLSSNLTVLALYCMKSNLVSSVSNIVTMNLHVLDVLVCVGCIPFTIVVVLLPLEGNSALICCFHEACVSFASVATAANVLAITLDRYDISVRPANRVLTMGRAVALLGSIWALSFLSFLVPFIEVGFFSQAGNERNQTEGEEPSNQYYTELGLYYHLLAQIPIFIFTAVVMLVTYYKILQALNIRIGTRFHSAPKKKPRKKKTISMTSTQPESTDASQSSAGRNPPLAMRTSVSVIIALRRAVKRHRERRERQKRVFRMSLLIISTFLLCWTPITVLNTVILSAGPSDFTVRLRLGFLVMAYGTTIFHPLLYAFTRQKFQKVLKSKMKKRVVSVVEADPIPNNVVIHNSWIDPKRNKKVTFEETEVRQKCLSSEEVE; translated from the coding sequence CCTCCTGTGCTGGGATTCCAGGCCATCATGAGCAACGTCACTGTCCTCGATAACGTTGAACCTCTTGACTTTGAAATGGACCTGGACACTCCTTACCCTGTCAGCTTCCAGGTGTCTCTAACAGGTTTCCTCATGTTGGAGATCGTACTGGGTCTCAGTAGCAACCTGACTGTGCTGGCTCTTTATTGTATGAAGTCAAACCTGGTGAGCTCTGTCAGCAACATCGTAACCATGAACCTTCATGTGCTGGACGTCCTGGTGTGTGTGGGCTGCATCCCATTCACGATTGTGGTAGTGCTATTGCCACTGGAAGGCAACAGTGCACTCATTTGCTGCTTCCATGAGGCTTGTGTGTCCTTTGCGAGCGTGGCTACTGCTGCCAATGTCCTGGCCATCACATTAGACCGCTATGACATCTCAGTTCGGCCTGCAAATCGAGTTCTGACAATGGGACGAGCAGTGGCCTTATTAGGGTCCATTTGGGCTTTATCATTCCTTAGCTTTCTGGTACCCTTCATTGAAGTGGGTTTCTTTAGCCAGGCAGGTAATGAAAGGAATCAGACAGAAGGGGAGGAGCCTTCAAACCAATACTACACTGAATTGGGCCTCTACTATCACCTGTTGGCACAGATCCCAATCTTCATCTTCACTGCTGTGGTCATGTTGGTTACTTACTACAAGATTCTGCAGGCGCTCAACATCCGCATTGGCACACGTTTCCATTCGGCGCCAAAGAAGAAACCGAGAAAGAAAAAGACCATCTCCATGACTTCCACTCAGCCAGAGTCCACCGACGCCTCACAGAGCAGTGCAGGCAGGAATCCGCCACTGGCCATGCGTACCTCTGTGTCCGTGATAATAGCCCTCCGCAGGGCAGTCAAACGGCACAGGGAACGCCGTGAACGACAAAAGAGGGTTTTCCGCATGTCGCTTCTTATCATCTCCACCTTCCTGCTTTGCTGGACACCCATCACCGTGCTCAACACGGTCATCCTGAGTGCAGGGCCGAGCGACTTCACGGTGCGTCTCAGACTGGGCTTCCTGGTCATGGCTTATGGAACCACAATTTTTCACCCGCTGCTCTATGCCTTCACTCGGCAGAAATTTCAGAAGGTTCTAAAGAGTAAAATGAAGAAGCGTGTTGTGTCAGTTGTAGAGGCTGACCCTATTCCCAATAACGTGGTCATCCACAACTCATGGATTGACCCAAAAAGGAACAAAAAGGTGACTTTTGAGGAGACAGAGGTCAGGCAAAAATGCCTCTCATCAGAGGAGGTGGAATGA